Proteins found in one Lycium ferocissimum isolate CSIRO_LF1 chromosome 6, AGI_CSIRO_Lferr_CH_V1, whole genome shotgun sequence genomic segment:
- the LOC132060539 gene encoding auxin-responsive protein SAUR68-like: MISAKGLIKMARKWQKFAAKQRKGISFPRTNYHDAESCSTSSSIVGKGNFVVYTTDQKRFVVPLAYLQHKVIRQMLHMSEEEFGLPSNGPITLPCDALFMNYLISLIKRGVAADLQNALLVSVASSRCSSASYLHEQRNPQLLVC, encoded by the coding sequence ATGATAAGTGCTAAGGGACTCATCAAGATGGCAAGGAAATGGCAGAAGTTCGCAGCCAAGCAGAGGAAGGGAATTTCTTTTCCAAGAACCAATTACCATGATGCAGAGAGTTGTAGCACGTCCTCTTCTATAGTTGGTAAAGGGAATTTTGTGGTGTATACAACTGATCAGAAGCGATTTGTGGTTCCTTTGGCTTATCTTCAACACAAGGTGATCAGACAAATGTTACATATGTCTGAAGAAGAGTTTGGGCTTCCAAGTAATGGTCCTATCACATTACCATGCGATGCCCTATTCATGAATTATCTCATATCACTCATCAAAAGAGGTGTAGCTGCAGATCTTCAGAATGCTTTGCTTGTATCAGTCGCTTCTAGTCGATGCTCATCAGCTTCATACCTTCATGAACAAAGAAACCCGCAATTGCTAGTTTGCTAA